The sequence GATGGAAGACTATCCGAACGTCGCCTACATGGGATATTCGGTCGGCCACTGGGAAGGCGACACCCTTGTGGTCGATGTGAAGGATTTCACCGATGCGACCTGGTTCGACAGATCGGGGAACTTCCACAGCGACGCGCTGCACGTTACCGAGCGATACAATATGGCGGGCCGCGACGTCATCCGTTACGAAGCGACGATCGAGGATCCCCAGGTCTTCACGCGTACCTGGAAGATCAGCATGCCGCTCTACCGCCGGCTCGACACCAACGCGCAGCTCATGGATTTCCGGTGCGTCGAGATGGTTGAAGAAACCATGTACGGCCATCTGCGGAAAGAACAGCTCGTCAAGCAGTGGGTCGGCAACACCATGACGGTAAACATCACGCGTACGATTCCGCCGGGTGAGAAGGTTCACGAACGTTATATTTCAGGCAATCCGCCGGCGAAGTAAGCGAAGCGCGAAACATCAAGCGACGCGCAGTTGTAATAGTTATCGGAGGTCGGTTTTATGGGAATCAAGTTCACTGTTGGAGCCGCCGCTGCGGGTATTGCGATTCTGTTATCGCAGGCGCCTGTCTGGGCGCACCACGCGTTTGCGGCAGAGTTCGACGCGAATAAACCCGTCGATTTCAAGAACGCGACCGTCACGCGGGTGCAGCTGATCAATCCTCACAGCTGGATCTATGTCGATGTGAAGCAGCCCGACGGCACGTCCGAGAACTGGGCGATCGAAGCGGGCAGTCCGAACATCCTGTTACGGCGCGGCATCACCAAGGATACGCTGAAGGTTGGACAGAAGCTCAATGTCGTAGGGTACCAGTCGAAAGACGGATCGCACCGGGCCAATGGCCGCGATCTGACATTGCCCGATGGAACGAAGCTGTTCCTGGGCGGCTCCGGTGACGGCGCTCCGTACGAAGTGCAACGTCCGGGAATCGATACGGAGAAGAAATAGATGTTAGCAATTCCCCTCCTGCTACAGGAGGGGTGGCGCAAAGCGCCGGGGTGGTCGGTCCGGAATCAACATGAATCGTGAGCGACCACCCCG comes from Terriglobia bacterium and encodes:
- a CDS encoding DUF6152 family protein, translated to MGIKFTVGAAAAGIAILLSQAPVWAHHAFAAEFDANKPVDFKNATVTRVQLINPHSWIYVDVKQPDGTSENWAIEAGSPNILLRRGITKDTLKVGQKLNVVGYQSKDGSHRANGRDLTLPDGTKLFLGGSGDGAPYEVQRPGIDTEKK